From Streptomyces sp. NBC_00683, one genomic window encodes:
- a CDS encoding helix-turn-helix domain-containing protein has protein sequence MNGNGQLSDFLQARRAQLRPEDIGLKTYGERRRVPGLRREELAMLAGISAPYYSRLESGQSRNASPEILDAIAAALRLDESERAHLHALARTPRRSRPAAQPRVERMTAATTAMLEALGDTPAVALDRRGSVLGWNRTGHALFSCHLDPDSPADPARRPNMTKSVFLDAHTRELYADWPAKARAVVGSLRMTAGRYPDDPGLASLIGELTMRSTAFARLWARHRIVPCDVADYEMRHPLVGTLTVNQQTLQSPGGEGPRIVVATAPPDSPARTALALLARTTAPPVPGTPAARVPTSSPGAADGR, from the coding sequence ATGAACGGAAACGGGCAGCTTTCCGACTTCCTCCAGGCCCGCAGGGCCCAACTGCGCCCCGAGGACATCGGGCTGAAGACGTACGGAGAACGGCGCCGCGTCCCCGGGCTGCGCCGGGAGGAGCTCGCGATGCTCGCCGGCATCAGCGCCCCCTACTACTCCCGGCTCGAATCGGGGCAGTCCCGCAACGCCTCGCCGGAGATCCTCGACGCCATCGCCGCCGCGCTCCGGCTGGACGAGTCGGAGCGGGCACACCTGCACGCGCTGGCGCGCACACCGCGCCGCAGCCGGCCGGCCGCACAGCCCCGCGTCGAGCGCATGACAGCGGCCACGACGGCGATGCTGGAGGCGTTGGGCGACACGCCCGCCGTCGCCCTCGACCGCCGTGGCTCCGTCCTCGGGTGGAACCGGACGGGCCACGCACTGTTCTCCTGCCATCTGGACCCCGACAGCCCGGCCGATCCGGCACGGCGCCCGAACATGACGAAGTCGGTGTTCCTCGACGCGCACACCCGCGAGCTCTACGCGGACTGGCCGGCCAAGGCGAGAGCGGTGGTGGGCAGCCTGCGGATGACGGCGGGCCGGTACCCCGACGATCCGGGGCTCGCCTCGCTGATCGGTGAACTGACCATGCGCAGCACTGCCTTCGCCCGGCTGTGGGCCCGCCATCGCATCGTTCCCTGCGATGTGGCCGACTACGAGATGCGCCACCCGCTGGTCGGCACGCTGACGGTCAACCAGCAGACGCTGCAGAGCCCCGGAGGCGAGGGCCCGCGCATCGTCGTCGCCACGGCTCCGCCGGATTCCCCCGCGCGTACGGCCCTGGCGCTCCTGGCCAGGACCACGGCTCCGCCGGTCCCGGGGACGCCCGCCGCACGCGTGCCCACGAGTTCGCCCGGGGCGGCCGACGGCCGGTGA